The following proteins are encoded in a genomic region of Candidatus Leptovillus gracilis:
- a CDS encoding site-specific integrase, which produces MAPHDLRRTYAQLGYEAGVPVTQISTLLGHSSLETTMHYLNLGLDLQTTVSDFVPYERVGG; this is translated from the coding sequence TTGGCGCCCCATGATTTACGCCGTACTTATGCCCAACTTGGCTACGAAGCGGGCGTGCCGGTGACGCAAATCAGCACCCTGTTAGGTCATTCCAGCCTGGAGACGACGATGCACTATCTCAATCTGGGGTTGGATTTGCAGACGACGGTGAGTGACTTTGTCCCATATGAAAGAGTAGGTGGCTAA
- a CDS encoding winged helix-turn-helix domain-containing protein: MVDSTVIGEWLQSLGFHHGNPFATNEADRERALLPTFFVDVESYDLIKGEQTAIVFAPRGGGKSSLRIMLASYGAPWSPGASILAVECTDFDLLIEHWHRQRPLTISQYMHWLLPMGMKALFDTIFIEDSLQSSQTISASDLAYRFSRTKELTPPIRIHFARLLHTYCPVVLSAEKIGQLFSLYGVDPDSFDWKQFDTAVLQNQLRQFVTDCQLPANELLLLLADLNDFRSISASESTASSPKSLLADFTDLVRKAGFTSVHFLLDRLDETVELADNPEAQADILEPLLAHLPVMEMPGTAFKFFLSEETRNVLWKRPTVRQEDRLAEYAVTLKWDGDRLKRLLDERLSSYSAHPITGTPEVPDLAAICVENGRTSESVGEKIEKAMLSKAQNSPRRLIMAGRLLFEAHFQRHGGKGRLDLGDWAEAERALQIKFPLVLQLNLAEKLLRLGPKVIPLTPTEYKIVEALVRGEGKCTRDELATAVWGSDDPATEGAMDAAVIRLRKKIGDDTANPIYLRTIRGQGFQLLNHEVVEN, from the coding sequence ATGGTTGATTCGACAGTAATCGGTGAATGGCTGCAATCCCTAGGGTTCCATCATGGCAATCCTTTTGCCACCAATGAAGCAGATAGGGAACGAGCTTTGTTACCCACTTTTTTTGTAGATGTCGAGAGCTACGATCTCATTAAAGGGGAGCAAACAGCCATTGTCTTTGCTCCACGTGGGGGGGGCAAAAGCTCACTCCGAATAATGTTAGCAAGCTATGGGGCACCTTGGTCTCCCGGTGCCTCTATTTTAGCGGTAGAATGTACTGATTTTGATTTATTGATTGAGCATTGGCATAGGCAACGGCCGCTAACCATCAGCCAGTATATGCACTGGCTGCTACCTATGGGCATGAAAGCTTTGTTCGACACCATTTTTATTGAAGATAGCCTTCAATCTAGCCAGACTATATCTGCCAGCGACCTTGCTTATCGGTTCTCCCGCACTAAAGAGTTGACGCCTCCGATTAGAATACATTTTGCTCGCCTTCTCCACACATATTGCCCAGTAGTCTTAAGCGCAGAGAAAATAGGTCAGTTATTTTCCCTCTATGGTGTTGACCCCGATTCGTTTGATTGGAAGCAGTTTGATACGGCTGTTTTACAGAATCAGTTACGCCAGTTTGTTACTGATTGTCAGTTACCAGCTAATGAATTGCTGCTGCTGCTTGCAGATCTGAATGATTTTCGGAGTATTTCGGCATCGGAGTCGACGGCCAGCAGCCCTAAATCTTTGCTGGCCGATTTTACAGATCTGGTAAGGAAAGCCGGGTTTACCAGTGTTCACTTTTTATTAGACCGCTTAGATGAAACGGTCGAATTGGCCGATAACCCCGAAGCACAAGCCGATATTTTAGAGCCATTGCTAGCCCATTTGCCAGTCATGGAAATGCCAGGGACCGCATTCAAGTTTTTTCTCTCGGAAGAAACTCGTAATGTGTTGTGGAAACGGCCAACAGTACGACAAGAAGATAGGTTGGCAGAATATGCGGTCACGCTCAAATGGGATGGGGATCGTCTTAAACGATTACTTGATGAGCGGTTGAGCAGTTATAGCGCTCACCCTATCACGGGTACGCCCGAGGTTCCGGACCTGGCGGCCATATGCGTCGAAAACGGCCGCACGTCCGAGTCGGTTGGGGAGAAAATCGAAAAAGCCATGCTGTCCAAAGCGCAAAATTCACCACGTCGCTTGATTATGGCCGGCCGTTTGCTTTTTGAGGCCCATTTTCAACGTCATGGCGGTAAAGGGCGCTTAGATTTAGGCGATTGGGCAGAGGCGGAAAGGGCACTGCAAATCAAGTTTCCACTTGTCCTGCAACTCAATCTGGCCGAAAAACTGTTGCGCTTGGGACCGAAAGTTATTCCGCTAACGCCGACGGAATATAAAATAGTTGAAGCTCTGGTCAGGGGCGAAGGGAAATGTACGCGAGATGAATTAGCAACGGCCGTTTGGGGAAGTGACGATCCTGCCACAGAAGGCGCAATGGATGCGGCCGTGATTCGCTTACGCAAGAAAATAGGAGATGATACGGCTAATCCTATTTACCTAAGAACAATACGGGGACAAGGGTTCCAGTTGTTGAATCACGAAGTTGTTGAAAATTGA
- a CDS encoding tyrosine-type recombinase/integrase, which translates to MENSHLSPSLAPQSQNILHVLQNANLAESTRQKYIRVVESYLATGGSLTDAPALAAFAATISRSRRGHLKSAVRKWTEVMATAVKSQATPDNIQVTQATLLRFEALQDSIQVSAAKGQKAHSWLSQAEVKRLLSLPDTRTRLGRRDKIALGLCVAAGLRREEAVTLQFADLLHLPSGKTYRTVINVRGKGAKDRAVPIRATLAADIAVWGQEIGADGYLLRSLGRGNAVGESLTAVSLFLHRR; encoded by the coding sequence ATGGAAAACAGTCACCTCTCCCCCTCTCTTGCTCCCCAATCGCAAAACATCTTGCACGTTCTGCAAAACGCCAATCTGGCTGAATCAACCCGCCAAAAATATATCCGGGTCGTCGAAAGCTACCTGGCAACTGGCGGCAGCCTGACCGATGCTCCGGCTCTAGCCGCTTTTGCAGCTACCATTTCCCGGTCACGGCGTGGCCATCTCAAATCGGCCGTGCGCAAATGGACGGAGGTGATGGCAACGGCCGTTAAAAGCCAGGCCACTCCCGACAATATCCAGGTCACTCAGGCTACCTTGCTCCGCTTTGAAGCGCTGCAAGACAGCATCCAGGTTTCGGCCGCTAAAGGACAGAAGGCCCACAGTTGGTTGTCGCAGGCCGAAGTGAAACGCTTGCTGTCTCTGCCTGATACGCGCACACGCCTGGGTCGCCGCGATAAAATTGCTCTCGGGCTGTGCGTTGCCGCCGGGCTGCGCCGGGAAGAAGCGGTGACGCTGCAGTTTGCTGATTTGCTACACCTGCCGTCAGGCAAGACGTATCGGACTGTGATTAATGTTCGGGGCAAAGGGGCGAAAGATCGGGCTGTGCCCATTCGGGCGACGCTGGCCGCCGACATTGCTGTCTGGGGCCAGGAGATTGGCGCGGATGGCTATCTGCTGCGTTCGTTGGGTCGGGGAAATGCGGTAGGGGAGTCATTAACGGCCGTTTCCCTCTTCCTGCATCGTCGCTAA